The Radiobacillus deserti genomic interval TACCTTTACTGGACTTTTCGTATCCTTATTTCTGTTTGATATTCTTTTTCAGTGCTTCTAATCGCTATCCTACTAGAAATTACCTCTCAACTACTTTATCTCGTTATGTTACCTCCTACCAATTAGAAGAGTTAGTTCGAGATGAATCCGAACTCACGTATCTAGTAAATATGAATAGGCAATCCTTTGAGCCTCTAAACACGAATGTTCAAGCATTAATGGGAAGAATAAGAGCAGATTTTCCAGATTTACAGTTGTTTGTCAACCATTTCTTTTCTAATGTCCGATCATTAAAAGAAGAGTATGAACGTTCAAAAGCTAGAATGAAGCAACTAGCTTTTTATCTTCCTACTAAGTCCATCTTTCTTCCGGATCTTTTACTAGAGGAGTCGGAATCCCAGGTAGAATTAGACCGAACAAGCGTAATGAAGCTTTACAAGCAACACCAGGTCGAGGAGGCAATTTTTCAATTGTTGGATTACATCGATAGTTTGTCCAAACAGTATGATCTGCCAGTTGAGGAGTTTAAATCCTTAATAGGAAACCAAATGTTCGATATCATCGTTGCACTTGGAAGCCTAAACTATAATACAGATTCTTTAGAGAGAGATAAATATAGTCTTTTTACCACTTTAAATGAAGCCAAAACAGTTAAAGAGGCTTTACTGCCTTTTTATCAATTTTTAGACTATACACGAGACATTGCGGCACCGAAGAAAGTCAAACGACAAGATGGGAATATGAAGAAGTTGTTAGAATATGTGAATCAACATTATGCCGAGCCTTTGGGATTGACAGAGTTAGCTGAGCATTTTCATTTTAACCCTTCCTATTTATCTAATTACTTTAGCACTCACCACGGAGAGGGCTTTAGTGAATATGTGAACAAGGTTCGAATTACGAAAGCCTGCGAGCTTTTAAAAAAATCGAAACAATCTATTTCCAATATAAGTGAGGAGGTAGGATATTCTGATCCAAGTTACTTCAGTAAAGTGTTCAAAAAAATGGTTGGTGTGTCACCGAGTCAGTTTCGACGGGATGAAGTCTCATGAAACGATTATGTAGAAATATTTTACGTACTATTCGTCAAAATAGTTTATTTTTCAAGATATTATTTGTTACATTGATTAGCATTATTACAGTTTCTGTCCTCATTACCTTTAGCATATTCCGAATGTCCACCGATTTATTTATGGAGACGTTTAGTATCACGAATAACAAAGTGTTAGACCAGATTAAAACTAGATTTGAAGACTTTAGCTACTCTATTGTCAATACTGCGATTGAAGTGCAAAACAATGGCACGATTAAAAGAGTTCTTTCTAGAGAAGGAATGAGCTCTATACAAACAGCAACGTCTTCGTATGATGTGGTTAACCAGCTGGAGCGCATTTACTTAAATATCGAACCATATGATGCAAACCTAGTTCTATGGGGAGAGCATCAGCATTTGTTCAATATGAACTATAGCTCATGGCCAATCTCCTGGAACCAATTGGATGAGCTCGATTTGACTCGAGACACGTTTCGTCACTCAAGCGAAATTCTATATCGATATCTTCCACCCAATGATTCACGAAAGGAATCACTCATTGTAGCCTCGAAAGCGTTGAAACAAAGGTCTTCTAATCACATTTATGGCATCCTGTATATGTCGATTAAAGAAAAGGACTTAAAGGAATTCTACGTGAGCTATACAAGTGAGGAAAATCAGGTTTTCTTGTTAGATAGTGAGGGAACGATTGTTTCTAGCAGCCTGGACCAAATGATTGGTGAGAAATCAACAGAGCTTCAGAAAGCGTCAAAAGAATTTAGTGAGCGAGATTTGAACTACCAAGAAATTGAGCTTTTTGGAGAAAATAATATTTTACTTGCGGAATACCTCCCAACCTTCAATATGTACTTGGTGAATACGATTAGGAAAGAATCGGTCATGGATCACATAGTGAATATGAAAGAAATTATCTTCATTAGCCTAGCGATTGTAAGCCTAGCGGTTTTTCTTGTCTTTCTAATTTCTAGGAGGATGACGAAATCACTTAGTAAGCTTGTGGAGCAAATATCGGATATGGCGAAATATGACTTTAATAAGCGGATAGCAGAGGATGGGGGATATGAAGCGAAAAAGCTTGCCCATGCTTTCAACTATATGTTGAATGAGCTGCATGAGTATGTCGAGATTATTGTGGAGACTGAAAAAAAACAAAGAAAGGCAGAACTTGAAGCCTTACAGCATCAGATTAATCCCCATTTTTTATACAATACACTTGCTTCCGTAAAGTTTATGGTACAGCAGGGGCAAAAAGATAAGGCAACCGACACTATTCATTCTCTCATTTCTCTTTTACAACATGCACTTCGTGATGTAAATGAAACGATTACTGTGGAACAAGAGCTTATAAATCTGAAACACTACGTACAAATTAATCAAGCTAGGTATGGGGATCGAATCCATGTAAGCTATTTTGTTTCTCCTTCTAGCTATGTATGCCGAATCCCGAAGCTCATAATCCAGCCTTTTATAGAAAATGCTTTTTTCCATGCCTTTACTCATAAGAAGGAAGGATTTATACAAGTACTCATCTCCGAAAACAAGGATTTTCTTTTATGTGAAGTTGTGGATAACGGGGATGGGATGGAATTAGAAAGCTTAGCAAGTGAATCAAATCGGTATAAGCGAAATAAGCAATTGTTTAGTGGGATTGGAGTATCCAATGTCCATAATCGTATTCAATTGTTATACGGAAGAAGCTACGGCGTGGAGATATCTAGCGAGGTAGGAGTGGGAACCAAGGTACAAATCTGGCTGCCTAGTCAAATAGACTCTAACCAATCTAAAGAAAATACTTATATATAAAAAAAATCCAAGTCAAGATTGGTAATGTTCTTCCACCTAAATATATTCCAACTCATGTTCTAAAGATCGTTCTAACGATCTAATTTTTTTGGTGTTATGATAAACACATATTAGTAAGCGCTTACAAAAAATAAGGGGGTTAGTTCATGAAGAAATGGTGGAGTTTGATAGCACTTATTTTTTGCTTAGTAGTTTTAGCTGCCTGTAATTCAGGAGAAGAAAAAGCAAGCTCAGGTGGTGAATCAGGTAGTAAGGATGATGCGATAACGGTTTGGGCATGGGATCCCAAATTTAATATTGCTGCTCTAGAGAAAGCGAAAGAATATTACGATGGCGAGAGTGAAATAAACGTTAAGGTGATAGAAAATGCTCAAGACGACATTATTCAAAAGCTGAATACTGGTCTTAGCTCTGGGACAATGAAGGGAATGCCAAATATTGTTCTTATAGAAGACTATCGCGCTCAAAGTTTTTTAAAGTCATATCCTGATGCTTTTTTTGAAATTTCGGATTACATCAATAAAGATGACTTCGCACCATATAAAATTGCAACAACAAGTATGGATGGAAAGCAGTATGGATTACCATTTGACTCAGGAGTAACTGGTCTCTACGTTCGAACAGA includes:
- a CDS encoding response regulator transcription factor — its product is MVQLCKVLIVDDEMLIRQGIINYMNWESEGFQIVDQSSNGEEALSLIEKHKPHVVITDIVMPVMDGTELVKVIKRDYPDIEVVVLSSFENFDYVHSTFKEGIVDYILKPKLTSEELLESLYKAVKRIPNFEFCKNTQKIKPSTSKQLQQVIHGSQEVDKLPLLDFSYPYFCLIFFFSASNRYPTRNYLSTTLSRYVTSYQLEELVRDESELTYLVNMNRQSFEPLNTNVQALMGRIRADFPDLQLFVNHFFSNVRSLKEEYERSKARMKQLAFYLPTKSIFLPDLLLEESESQVELDRTSVMKLYKQHQVEEAIFQLLDYIDSLSKQYDLPVEEFKSLIGNQMFDIIVALGSLNYNTDSLERDKYSLFTTLNEAKTVKEALLPFYQFLDYTRDIAAPKKVKRQDGNMKKLLEYVNQHYAEPLGLTELAEHFHFNPSYLSNYFSTHHGEGFSEYVNKVRITKACELLKKSKQSISNISEEVGYSDPSYFSKVFKKMVGVSPSQFRRDEVS
- a CDS encoding cache domain-containing sensor histidine kinase; the encoded protein is MKRLCRNILRTIRQNSLFFKILFVTLISIITVSVLITFSIFRMSTDLFMETFSITNNKVLDQIKTRFEDFSYSIVNTAIEVQNNGTIKRVLSREGMSSIQTATSSYDVVNQLERIYLNIEPYDANLVLWGEHQHLFNMNYSSWPISWNQLDELDLTRDTFRHSSEILYRYLPPNDSRKESLIVASKALKQRSSNHIYGILYMSIKEKDLKEFYVSYTSEENQVFLLDSEGTIVSSSLDQMIGEKSTELQKASKEFSERDLNYQEIELFGENNILLAEYLPTFNMYLVNTIRKESVMDHIVNMKEIIFISLAIVSLAVFLVFLISRRMTKSLSKLVEQISDMAKYDFNKRIAEDGGYEAKKLAHAFNYMLNELHEYVEIIVETEKKQRKAELEALQHQINPHFLYNTLASVKFMVQQGQKDKATDTIHSLISLLQHALRDVNETITVEQELINLKHYVQINQARYGDRIHVSYFVSPSSYVCRIPKLIIQPFIENAFFHAFTHKKEGFIQVLISENKDFLLCEVVDNGDGMELESLASESNRYKRNKQLFSGIGVSNVHNRIQLLYGRSYGVEISSEVGVGTKVQIWLPSQIDSNQSKENTYI